One window from the genome of Pseudomonas frederiksbergensis encodes:
- a CDS encoding ATP-binding protein → MNSTLPRRPRWRSLALLALCLAPLLWPLEHLAERYYRSELAGQNRQTLDLYVANLLGTLHRYEVLPQILGELPALRAALSAPDDGVTQGNANRLLKNISAQTGAEVMYLMDATGKTLAASNWDKHDSFVGRNFAFRPYYIEAMAGRLGRFFGLGTTSGKRGYFFAAAVRDREKVIGVLVVKVDLDHTESLWGKTPEQLLVTDHNGVVILTSRQEWRFRSTRPLGEAESKAISAIQPYPTRDPKPLNLDPSAWLTQTQAIEETGWNVSILAPRTLIDRPVRTVVVIGGAALLVLMLLLGLMMQRRRHYLERIAFEAKARHELEGRVAERTSDLEGLNRRLKQEVLEREHAQQELVRAQDDLVQAGKLSALGTMSASISHELNQPLAAIRSYAENAEILLDHQRTDDARGNLKLINELTGRMASIIAHLRAFARRDRHAPESVALQPALDDALALLAKRRRSMEVELIRDLPAATLWVEAGETRLRQVLGNLLANALDALTEKGPPRRLWLSAQATETGVNLYIRDNGPGFCMEALGRAGEPFYTTKTRTQGLGLGLAICDTLMRAFGGELLFANHKEGGALITLKLRAGAPGVSLQPSEDRSV, encoded by the coding sequence ATGAATTCCACCCTCCCCCGCAGACCCCGTTGGCGCAGCCTGGCGTTGCTCGCATTGTGCCTGGCGCCATTGTTGTGGCCACTGGAGCATCTGGCCGAGCGGTATTACCGCAGTGAGCTGGCCGGCCAGAACCGCCAGACACTCGATCTCTACGTCGCCAACCTGCTGGGCACCCTGCATCGCTATGAAGTGCTGCCGCAGATACTCGGCGAACTGCCGGCCCTGCGCGCAGCCCTGTCGGCACCGGACGATGGCGTGACCCAGGGCAATGCCAACCGGCTGCTGAAAAATATCAGCGCCCAGACGGGGGCCGAAGTCATGTACCTGATGGATGCCACGGGCAAGACCCTGGCCGCCTCGAACTGGGACAAGCACGACAGCTTCGTCGGTCGCAATTTTGCCTTTCGCCCTTACTACATCGAGGCCATGGCCGGGCGCCTGGGACGTTTTTTCGGCCTGGGCACCACATCGGGCAAGCGCGGTTATTTTTTCGCCGCCGCCGTACGCGATCGCGAAAAAGTGATTGGCGTATTGGTGGTCAAGGTTGACCTGGACCACACCGAGAGCCTGTGGGGCAAGACCCCCGAACAGCTCCTGGTGACCGACCACAACGGCGTAGTCATTCTCACCTCGCGCCAGGAATGGCGCTTCCGCTCGACGCGGCCCTTGGGCGAAGCGGAGAGCAAGGCGATCAGCGCGATACAACCCTACCCAACCCGCGATCCCAAGCCGCTCAACCTGGACCCCAGCGCCTGGCTGACCCAGACCCAGGCCATCGAAGAGACAGGCTGGAACGTCAGCATCCTGGCGCCACGCACGCTGATTGACCGCCCGGTACGCACGGTGGTCGTCATCGGCGGCGCGGCGTTGCTGGTCTTGATGTTGTTGCTCGGGCTGATGATGCAACGCAGGCGCCATTACCTGGAACGAATCGCCTTCGAGGCCAAGGCTCGTCACGAACTGGAGGGTCGGGTCGCGGAACGCACCAGCGACCTGGAAGGCCTTAACCGTCGGCTCAAGCAAGAGGTGCTGGAGCGCGAGCACGCCCAACAGGAATTGGTCCGTGCCCAGGATGACCTGGTGCAAGCCGGCAAGTTGTCCGCGCTCGGCACCATGTCGGCCAGCATCAGCCACGAACTCAACCAGCCGTTGGCAGCGATTAGAAGCTATGCCGAAAACGCCGAAATACTGCTCGATCACCAGCGCACGGATGACGCCCGTGGCAACCTCAAGCTGATCAACGAACTGACCGGACGCATGGCATCGATCATCGCTCATCTGCGCGCCTTCGCCCGCCGCGACCGCCACGCCCCGGAAAGCGTCGCGCTGCAACCGGCGCTGGACGATGCCCTGGCCTTGCTCGCCAAACGTCGGCGCAGCATGGAAGTGGAGCTGATTCGTGACCTGCCGGCCGCCACCCTGTGGGTCGAAGCCGGCGAAACGCGCCTGCGCCAAGTGCTGGGCAACCTGCTGGCCAATGCGCTGGATGCCCTGACTGAAAAAGGTCCGCCGCGTAGACTCTGGCTCAGTGCCCAGGCGACCGAAACCGGCGTCAACCTGTACATTCGCGATAACGGCCCGGGGTTTTGCATGGAAGCCCTTGGTCGCGCCGGCGAGCCGTTCTACACCACCAAGACCCGCACTCAAGGCCTTGGCCTGGGGCTGGCAATCTGCGACACCCTGATGCGCGCCTTCGGCGGCGAATTGCTATTCGCCAACCACAAGGAAGGCGGCGCCCTGATTACCCTGAAATTGCGCGCGGGCGCGCCTGGGGTGAGCCTGCAACCGTCCGAGGACCGTAGTGTATGA
- a CDS encoding LysR family transcriptional regulator — MDIKQLKFLIALDETRHFGQAAARCHITQPTLSMRLRSLEEELGLPLVNRGQRFEGFTAPGERVLAWARTVLAAYDGLQAEAAACRGNLVGTLRLGVVPLSDFDPLTMMQRLHTEHPSLRFELSSLSSERILEQLANNRIDLGISYLERLDNERFEALPFSHTRMGLLYDQRFFFFGEEPLRWESLVELPLGMLTSGMHFRQSIDHAFHSRGLAPQPLLQTDAVHQLLQAVHGGLCCAVVPLDSGLKVLTEELRIQPIENAQTLVPLGLIMRRGAPRSALAEACFALYQKSITFP, encoded by the coding sequence ATGGACATCAAGCAGCTGAAATTCCTCATCGCGCTCGACGAAACCCGCCACTTCGGCCAGGCAGCCGCCCGTTGTCACATCACCCAACCCACCCTGTCGATGCGCTTGCGCAGCCTCGAAGAAGAGCTGGGCTTGCCGCTGGTCAACCGCGGCCAGCGTTTCGAGGGTTTCACCGCGCCGGGTGAACGGGTGCTGGCTTGGGCACGCACGGTGCTGGCGGCCTATGACGGGCTCCAGGCCGAAGCGGCGGCCTGCCGGGGCAATCTGGTCGGTACGCTGCGCCTGGGCGTGGTGCCGTTGTCGGATTTCGACCCGTTGACGATGATGCAGCGCCTGCACACTGAACACCCCAGCCTGCGTTTCGAATTGTCGTCCTTGAGTTCCGAGCGCATCCTCGAACAACTGGCGAACAACCGCATCGACCTGGGAATTTCCTACCTGGAGCGCCTGGATAACGAGCGCTTCGAAGCCTTGCCGTTCAGCCATACCCGCATGGGCCTGCTGTACGACCAGCGTTTTTTCTTTTTTGGCGAAGAACCGCTGAGGTGGGAATCGCTGGTCGAGCTGCCCTTGGGCATGCTCACCAGCGGCATGCATTTTCGCCAATCCATCGATCACGCCTTCCACAGCCGCGGCCTGGCACCTCAACCGTTGCTGCAAACCGACGCCGTGCATCAATTGTTGCAAGCTGTTCATGGCGGATTGTGCTGCGCAGTGGTCCCGTTGGACAGTGGACTGAAGGTCCTGACCGAAGAGTTGCGTATCCAGCCCATCGAAAACGCGCAAACCCTGGTTCCGCTTGGGCTGATCATGCGGCGAGGGGCTCCGCGATCGGCGTTGGCGGAGGCGTGCTTCGCCCTCTACCAGAAATCAATAACCTTTCCTTGA
- the nudE gene encoding ADP compounds hydrolase NudE, with amino-acid sequence MRQKPTILDRRIVATSRLFCVEEMKLRFSNGVERTYERLAAKSPGYGAVMIVAMLDADHAVLVEEYCGGTEAYEWSLPKGLIEPGEDVLAAAERELKEEAGLGARQLEHLTELSLSPGYMSQKIQVVLATDLYEERLEGDEPEPMRVDKINLGELSALAQNPQFTEGRALAALYLARDLLTQRGAYLP; translated from the coding sequence ATGCGCCAGAAACCCACCATACTCGACCGACGGATCGTCGCCACCAGCCGGCTGTTTTGCGTGGAGGAAATGAAACTGCGTTTTTCCAATGGCGTGGAGCGCACATACGAGCGTCTGGCAGCCAAGAGCCCTGGATACGGTGCGGTGATGATCGTGGCGATGCTTGATGCCGACCATGCCGTGCTGGTTGAGGAGTATTGCGGCGGCACCGAGGCTTACGAGTGGTCATTGCCCAAGGGCTTGATCGAGCCGGGTGAAGATGTGCTGGCGGCGGCCGAGCGGGAGCTCAAGGAGGAGGCCGGTCTGGGCGCACGACAACTGGAGCACCTGACCGAATTATCGTTGTCGCCTGGCTACATGAGCCAAAAGATCCAAGTGGTACTGGCGACCGATTTATATGAAGAGCGGCTGGAGGGCGATGAGCCCGAGCCGATGAGGGTGGACAAGATCAACCTGGGCGAACTCTCGGCCCTTGCGCAGAATCCGCAATTCACCGAGGGCCGAGCGCTGGCGGCGTTGTACCTGGCTCGCGACCTGCTGACCCAGCGAGGAGCCTATCTGCCATGA
- the fdhD gene encoding formate dehydrogenase accessory sulfurtransferase FdhD, which produces MNDKPPVCPAPDVESSTPAASQSYRYCNLDHSESDSAALAEEVALAIAYNGISQAVMLVTPTDLEDFIVGFSLGSGIIEDPADIYDLQLSGAGSAHYAQVTIANRAFWNLKQQRRQMAGTSGCGLCGVEAVEQALPDLKALPGAPLPPAQWLDGLRQRISQFQPLGQHCGAVHAALFMNAQGELLMGREDIGRHNALDKLIGALIRQQVPVAGGLAIVTSRCSLELIQKVLRAGIQTLVSLSSPTGLAVQWARQHNLNLIHLPQKSAPRVYSPAMEKQA; this is translated from the coding sequence ATGAACGACAAGCCTCCGGTCTGTCCTGCGCCTGACGTGGAATCTTCCACGCCAGCCGCCAGCCAGAGCTATCGCTATTGCAACCTGGACCACTCCGAATCGGACAGCGCCGCGCTGGCCGAGGAAGTGGCGTTGGCCATTGCCTATAACGGCATCAGCCAAGCGGTAATGCTGGTTACGCCAACCGATCTAGAAGATTTCATCGTCGGGTTCAGCCTTGGCAGCGGCATCATCGAAGACCCAGCGGATATCTACGACTTGCAACTGAGCGGCGCCGGTTCCGCCCACTATGCCCAGGTCACCATCGCCAATCGCGCCTTCTGGAATCTCAAGCAACAACGTCGCCAGATGGCCGGCACCAGTGGTTGCGGTCTTTGTGGCGTGGAAGCCGTGGAACAGGCGCTACCCGACCTCAAGGCGCTGCCGGGGGCACCGCTGCCACCAGCGCAATGGCTCGATGGCCTGCGCCAACGCATCAGCCAGTTCCAGCCCCTGGGCCAGCACTGTGGCGCCGTCCACGCGGCATTGTTCATGAACGCCCAGGGCGAGCTGCTGATGGGCCGCGAAGACATAGGCCGACACAACGCCCTCGATAAATTGATCGGCGCGTTGATCCGGCAGCAGGTCCCAGTGGCCGGTGGCTTGGCGATCGTCACCAGCCGTTGCAGCCTCGAACTGATCCAGAAAGTACTGCGTGCAGGCATCCAGACCCTGGTCAGCCTGTCGTCGCCCACGGGCCTCGCCGTCCAATGGGCCCGCCAACACAACCTCAACCTCATCCACCTGCCGCAAAAAAGTGCGCCGCGGGTCTATAGCCCTGCGATGGAGAAACAAGCGTGA
- the cysQ gene encoding 3'(2'),5'-bisphosphate nucleotidase CysQ yields MNFSHPLMAPVIELALKAGAAILPFWRANVEVVHKADESPVTAADMAAHDVIVAGLTALAPDIPILSEEDANIAQGVRATWKRWWLVDPLDGTKEFISGSEEFTVNIALIEDGRVVFGVVSMPTNGRFYVGGTGLGAWRGDRNAEPLPIAVRNELAPGEAFTVVASRRHTSPEQERLLAGLSESLGALQLTNIGSSLKFCLLAEGAADCYPRLAPTSQWDTAAAQGVLEGAGGEVLDLSGEPFCYPPRESLLNASFLALPAKAAWRGKLLELART; encoded by the coding sequence ATGAATTTTTCCCATCCCCTGATGGCCCCGGTGATCGAGTTGGCGCTCAAGGCCGGGGCGGCAATCCTGCCGTTCTGGCGCGCCAACGTGGAAGTCGTGCACAAGGCTGACGAATCACCGGTGACCGCCGCCGACATGGCCGCTCACGACGTCATCGTGGCTGGGCTGACCGCCCTGGCGCCAGATATCCCGATCCTCTCCGAAGAAGACGCGAATATCGCGCAAGGCGTCCGGGCGACTTGGAAGCGCTGGTGGCTGGTGGACCCGCTGGATGGAACCAAGGAATTCATCTCCGGCAGTGAAGAGTTCACCGTCAATATTGCCTTGATCGAAGACGGTCGGGTGGTGTTCGGCGTAGTCTCGATGCCCACCAATGGCCGCTTCTATGTCGGCGGCACGGGCCTGGGCGCCTGGCGCGGCGACCGGAACGCCGAGCCTTTGCCCATCGCGGTGCGTAACGAATTGGCGCCTGGGGAGGCGTTTACCGTGGTCGCCAGTCGGCGCCACACCAGCCCGGAGCAGGAGCGCCTGTTGGCCGGCTTGAGCGAGAGCCTTGGCGCCTTGCAACTGACCAACATCGGCAGCTCGCTGAAGTTCTGCCTTTTGGCTGAAGGCGCTGCCGATTGCTATCCACGGCTGGCGCCGACGTCTCAATGGGACACTGCCGCCGCCCAAGGTGTGTTGGAAGGCGCGGGTGGCGAAGTACTGGACTTGAGCGGCGAACCGTTCTGCTATCCGCCGCGGGAGTCGCTGTTGAATGCGTCGTTCCTGGCTTTGCCGGCGAAGGCTGCATGGCGTGGGAAATTGTTGGAGCTTGCTCGCACCTAG
- the lysM gene encoding peptidoglycan-binding protein LysM, translating into MSLFSFLKDAGEKILDALTPDKAEANSEALTKHVRDALTGIDTSKIQIKVEGEKVIATGEAATQEEKEKILLALGNVAGISGVDDQITVTGPIAAEAKFVTVEKGDTLSAISKRFYKDPNKYNKIFEANKPMLKHPDKIYPGQVLRIPE; encoded by the coding sequence ATGAGCCTTTTCAGTTTTTTAAAAGATGCCGGTGAAAAAATTCTTGATGCGCTGACGCCCGATAAGGCTGAAGCCAACAGCGAGGCGCTGACCAAGCACGTACGAGATGCCCTGACAGGTATAGATACTTCCAAGATCCAGATAAAAGTCGAGGGTGAAAAAGTCATTGCCACCGGCGAAGCCGCGACGCAGGAGGAAAAGGAAAAAATCCTTTTGGCTCTGGGCAACGTTGCCGGCATCAGCGGCGTGGATGACCAGATCACGGTCACCGGGCCGATTGCTGCGGAGGCCAAGTTCGTCACCGTTGAGAAGGGCGACACCTTGAGTGCCATTTCCAAGCGGTTCTATAAGGATCCAAACAAGTACAACAAGATTTTCGAAGCCAACAAGCCGATGCTCAAGCACCCAGACAAGATCTATCCGGGACAGGTGCTGCGTATCCCTGAATAA
- a CDS encoding sigma-54-dependent transcriptional regulator, whose product MTIDNQIEVVLIDDDPHLRQALSQTLDLAGLKILPLGEANGLAGQLPRDWPGVVVSDIRMPGMDGLELLGQLHAQDPELPVLLITGHGDVPLAVQAMRAGAYDFLEKPFASDHLLDSVRRALALRRLVLDNRSLRLALSDRHELSARLVGQSSPMLRLREQIGALAATRADVLILGETGAGKEVVARALHDLSSRRNGPFVAINAGALAESVVESELFGHEPGAFTGAQKRRIGKFEFANGGTLFLDEIESMSLDVQVKLLRLLQERVVERLGGNQQIPLDIRIIAATKEDLRQAADQGRFRADLYYRLNVAPLRIPPLRERGEDVLVLFQHFADEASARHGLPRHELLPAHRALLLRHGWPGNVRELQNAAERFALGLELALDNNTPEGHPGAPVEGVSGGLSEQVENFEKTLIAAELARPHSSVRSLAEALGVPRKTLHDKLRKHGLAFGDHSQGQADDAD is encoded by the coding sequence ATGACCATCGACAACCAGATTGAGGTGGTGTTGATCGACGACGACCCCCATCTGCGCCAGGCCCTCAGCCAGACCCTCGACCTGGCCGGACTGAAAATACTGCCGCTGGGCGAGGCCAACGGTCTGGCCGGGCAGTTGCCTCGCGACTGGCCGGGCGTCGTGGTCAGCGATATCCGCATGCCCGGCATGGACGGCCTGGAACTGCTGGGCCAACTGCACGCCCAGGACCCGGAGCTGCCGGTGCTGCTGATCACCGGTCACGGCGACGTGCCGCTGGCCGTACAGGCCATGCGCGCCGGAGCCTATGACTTTCTCGAAAAACCCTTCGCCAGCGACCATCTGCTCGACAGCGTACGCCGGGCCTTGGCCTTGCGCCGCCTGGTCCTGGACAACCGCAGCCTGCGCCTGGCCCTCAGTGACCGCCATGAACTCAGCGCCCGATTGGTCGGGCAATCATCACCCATGCTGCGCCTGCGCGAGCAGATCGGGGCCTTGGCAGCGACCCGCGCCGATGTGCTGATCCTGGGTGAAACCGGCGCTGGCAAGGAAGTGGTCGCCCGCGCGCTGCACGACTTGTCGAGCCGGCGCAACGGGCCGTTCGTGGCCATCAACGCCGGCGCGTTGGCGGAGTCCGTGGTGGAAAGCGAACTGTTCGGCCACGAACCCGGCGCCTTCACTGGCGCGCAGAAACGCCGTATCGGCAAATTTGAATTCGCCAATGGCGGCACGTTGTTTCTCGATGAAATCGAAAGCATGAGCCTGGACGTACAGGTCAAGTTGCTTCGCCTGCTGCAAGAGCGCGTGGTGGAACGATTGGGTGGCAATCAACAGATCCCGCTGGACATCCGCATCATTGCCGCGACCAAGGAAGACCTGCGCCAGGCCGCCGATCAAGGGCGTTTTCGCGCCGACCTCTATTACCGCCTGAACGTCGCGCCGCTGCGCATACCGCCGTTGCGCGAACGAGGTGAGGATGTGCTGGTGCTGTTCCAGCATTTCGCCGATGAGGCCAGCGCCCGCCATGGCCTGCCGCGCCACGAATTGCTTCCGGCCCACCGGGCGCTGTTGTTGCGCCATGGCTGGCCGGGCAACGTGCGCGAGTTGCAGAACGCCGCCGAGCGTTTCGCCCTGGGCCTGGAACTGGCCCTGGATAACAACACACCGGAGGGTCATCCCGGCGCCCCGGTGGAGGGGGTCAGCGGCGGTTTGAGCGAGCAGGTGGAGAACTTCGAAAAAACCCTGATCGCCGCAGAGCTGGCCCGCCCCCACAGTTCAGTGCGCAGCCTGGCCGAAGCCCTCGGTGTGCCGCGCAAGACGTTGCACGACAAACTGCGCAAGCATGGGCTGGCCTTCGGCGACCATAGCCAAGGCCAGGCCGATGACGCCGATTGA
- the rfbC gene encoding dTDP-4-dehydrorhamnose 3,5-epimerase yields MNVIATDLPGVLIIEPKVFGDERGFFYESFNAKAFKDATGIDTEFVQDNHSRSQKGVLRGLHYQLQNTQGKLVRVTAGEVLDVAVDIRRSSAHFGKWVAVRLSADNHRQLWVPPGFAHGFVVLSEFAEFLYKTTHYYDPTSERSLLWNDPTLNIDWQLGDIQPQLSAKDLAAATLEHAEVFA; encoded by the coding sequence ATGAATGTCATCGCCACCGATCTCCCCGGTGTCCTGATCATCGAACCCAAGGTATTTGGTGACGAGCGCGGTTTTTTTTATGAAAGTTTCAATGCCAAGGCTTTCAAGGACGCGACGGGCATCGACACGGAGTTCGTTCAGGACAATCATTCCCGCTCGCAGAAAGGCGTGTTGCGAGGCCTGCATTACCAACTGCAAAACACCCAGGGCAAGCTCGTCCGCGTGACCGCTGGCGAAGTGCTCGACGTGGCAGTCGATATTCGTCGCAGCTCAGCGCATTTCGGCAAATGGGTCGCGGTGCGCCTCAGCGCCGATAATCACCGCCAACTCTGGGTACCGCCAGGATTCGCCCATGGCTTTGTGGTCTTGAGCGAGTTCGCCGAGTTTCTCTACAAGACAACCCACTACTACGACCCGACGTCGGAACGCAGCCTGTTGTGGAATGACCCCACCTTGAACATCGATTGGCAACTGGGTGACATCCAGCCACAACTGTCTGCCAAGGATCTGGCCGCTGCAACGCTCGAGCATGCCGAGGTCTTCGCCTGA
- the yrfG gene encoding GMP/IMP nucleotidase, giving the protein MALLPWHEIDTVLLDMDGTLLDLHYDNHFWMEHLPQRYAELHGVSRAMAEMELQPLFERNAGQLQWYCLDFWSAELKLPVRELKQETAHLIALRPDADTFLAAIQQAGKRVVMITNAHRDSLSLKLERIELAPYFERLISSHDYGFPKESPQFWDALQADLDFDPARSLFIDDTLPVLRSARDFGVAHLLAVSEPDSRKGPKDTGEFEAVGDYRALIEGL; this is encoded by the coding sequence ATGGCCTTGTTGCCTTGGCATGAGATCGACACAGTCCTGCTGGACATGGACGGCACCCTGTTGGACCTGCACTACGACAACCATTTCTGGATGGAGCACCTGCCCCAGCGCTATGCCGAACTCCATGGCGTCAGCCGCGCAATGGCCGAGATGGAACTGCAGCCGCTGTTCGAGCGCAACGCCGGCCAGCTGCAATGGTATTGCCTGGACTTCTGGAGTGCCGAGCTGAAGTTGCCGGTGCGCGAGTTGAAACAGGAAACCGCCCACCTGATCGCCCTGCGCCCGGATGCCGATACGTTCCTGGCAGCGATCCAGCAGGCCGGCAAACGCGTCGTGATGATCACCAATGCCCATCGCGACTCGCTGTCCTTGAAGCTGGAGCGTATCGAACTCGCCCCCTATTTCGAACGTTTGATCAGCTCTCACGATTACGGTTTCCCCAAGGAGAGCCCGCAGTTCTGGGATGCCTTGCAAGCCGACCTGGACTTCGACCCCGCCCGCAGCCTGTTCATTGACGATACCTTGCCGGTATTGCGCAGCGCCCGGGATTTTGGCGTCGCGCACTTGCTGGCGGTCAGCGAGCCGGACAGCCGCAAGGGGCCGAAGGACACGGGGGAATTTGAGGCGGTTGGGGATTATCGAGCGCTGATCGAAGGGCTTTAG
- a CDS encoding YiiD C-terminal domain-containing protein encodes MNSDSRYLETILHRDIPLTHDMGLQVLDWQARRLRLFLPLEANVNHKSTMFGGSLYCGAVLGGWGWLHLALREEGIEDGHIVIQEGQISYPLPVTRDATVVCDAPDEKTWKRFLATYRRYGRARLALQTQVLNVDSEDVAVQFEGQYVLHR; translated from the coding sequence ATGAACAGCGATAGCCGTTATCTGGAAACGATCCTGCACCGGGATATTCCGTTGACCCACGACATGGGCCTGCAAGTGCTCGACTGGCAAGCCCGACGGCTGCGTCTGTTCCTGCCGCTCGAGGCCAATGTGAATCACAAGAGCACCATGTTCGGCGGTAGTCTGTATTGCGGTGCTGTACTCGGCGGCTGGGGCTGGCTGCACCTGGCCTTGCGCGAGGAAGGAATCGAGGACGGGCACATCGTGATCCAGGAGGGACAGATCAGCTATCCGCTACCTGTAACCCGCGACGCAACCGTCGTGTGTGACGCGCCTGATGAAAAAACCTGGAAGCGTTTCCTGGCCACTTACCGGCGGTACGGACGGGCGCGGCTGGCATTACAAACGCAGGTGCTGAACGTGGACAGCGAGGACGTGGCGGTGCAATTCGAAGGGCAGTACGTCTTGCATCGCTGA